A window of Dickeya zeae NCPPB 2538 contains these coding sequences:
- a CDS encoding helicase RepA family protein, with protein MPDAGPFPVTAFSSALPLRKGSEGFDTRQDYLIKGYLPSGAVASAYGASGSYKSFLAVSWACHIATGKPWANRPVTQGAVIYVVGEGGIGVPRRIRAWEETLNDRSPIDALYRVDCPVFPASPDSVEQVIKAAHDVQAASGMAVRLIILDTLARCFGGSDENAAKDMGAFIQGCDYIKAATQATVLIIHHSGKDPDKGARGSSAFRAALDVEFNVRREADGQALILTCTKMKDAEEPPRRAYDLTAVNLYVDDDGDQITSLVLNDEGREVREDEAASDPDLAGIPRLTENHFALWQAIRSRTANGEGCTRSLVRDDMRAMGFDVNKKFSRWLDKLEKDGLIAFDGESITPLSQRNKVGD; from the coding sequence TTGCCTGACGCCGGGCCATTTCCTGTCACGGCATTTTCCTCTGCCTTGCCACTGCGTAAAGGCTCGGAAGGGTTTGATACCCGGCAGGATTATCTGATCAAGGGCTACCTGCCGAGCGGCGCGGTTGCCAGTGCTTACGGTGCCAGCGGGTCGTATAAATCCTTTCTGGCTGTTTCCTGGGCGTGCCATATCGCCACCGGAAAGCCGTGGGCCAACCGACCAGTCACGCAGGGTGCGGTGATTTATGTGGTGGGCGAAGGCGGGATCGGCGTGCCGCGCCGCATTCGGGCGTGGGAGGAAACGCTGAATGACCGTAGCCCGATTGATGCGCTCTACCGCGTTGACTGCCCGGTATTCCCGGCCAGTCCCGACAGCGTGGAGCAGGTGATCAAGGCCGCCCATGACGTACAGGCTGCCTCCGGGATGGCGGTACGGCTGATCATTCTGGATACACTGGCCCGCTGCTTTGGCGGTTCGGATGAAAATGCCGCTAAAGACATGGGGGCGTTTATTCAGGGTTGCGACTACATCAAGGCGGCCACGCAGGCCACGGTACTGATTATTCATCACTCCGGTAAAGATCCGGACAAAGGCGCTCGCGGCTCCAGCGCCTTCCGGGCTGCGCTGGACGTGGAGTTTAATGTGCGCCGCGAGGCCGATGGGCAGGCGCTGATCCTGACCTGCACCAAGATGAAGGACGCCGAAGAGCCGCCACGCCGTGCCTACGACCTGACGGCGGTAAATCTGTACGTGGACGATGATGGCGACCAGATCACCTCGCTGGTGCTGAACGATGAAGGCCGTGAAGTCAGAGAGGATGAGGCTGCCAGCGATCCCGACTTAGCCGGTATCCCACGGCTGACGGAAAATCATTTTGCGCTGTGGCAGGCTATTCGCTCACGCACAGCTAACGGTGAAGGATGCACCCGCTCATTAGTACGGGATGATATGCGGGCAATGGGCTTTGATGTAAACAAGAAGTTTAGCCGCTGGCTGGACAAGCTGGAAAAGGATGGCCTGATCGCCTTTGATGGGGAAAGTATCACGCCGCTATCGCAACGGAATAAGGTGGGGGATTAA
- a CDS encoding ash family protein, with product MSHSAFLLAGKLGYTARATAKSVAGIGVPNNSLVPEYAHCAYFFAGKRRAVPSMVARAGLPQGRPVARLSGNANLARATTHEIGVSGGSYHNCYSLEAALWLRPLAIPACNLSPLLWRCAMYNPTPLLLEEIADHCRVLAYAIIELENPVAKELLMFILWERLNLLNDTLDAEVPDNE from the coding sequence ATGAGTCATTCAGCTTTTCTTCTGGCGGGCAAATTGGGCTATACTGCGCGGGCTACGGCAAAATCCGTAGCCGGAATTGGCGTTCCGAACAATAGTCTGGTGCCTGAATACGCACATTGTGCGTATTTTTTTGCAGGCAAGCGTCGAGCTGTACCTTCAATGGTGGCTCGTGCGGGGCTTCCGCAAGGAAGGCCGGTAGCCAGACTGTCCGGTAACGCCAACCTCGCACGGGCTACCACCCACGAGATTGGCGTCTCTGGTGGTAGCTATCACAATTGCTACAGTCTGGAGGCTGCCTTATGGCTACGACCCTTAGCTATTCCTGCCTGCAATCTTTCACCTCTCTTGTGGAGGTGCGCTATGTATAACCCCACACCGCTGTTACTGGAAGAGATCGCCGATCACTGCCGGGTGCTGGCCTACGCCATCATTGAGCTGGAAAACCCCGTTGCCAAAGAGCTGCTGATGTTCATCTTATGGGAGCGGCTTAACCTGCTGAATGACACGCTGGATGCGGAGGTGCCGGACAATGAGTAA
- a CDS encoding helix-turn-helix transcriptional regulator, with amino-acid sequence MSNLTLLRLPDVMKKTSLKKSWIYYLIDRGEFPQPVKLGARSVAWVESEINDWIAERIRQRAEGRK; translated from the coding sequence ATGTCCAATCTCACTTTGTTGCGTTTGCCCGATGTGATGAAAAAAACCAGCCTCAAAAAATCCTGGATCTATTACCTGATCGATCGTGGCGAGTTTCCCCAGCCGGTGAAGCTGGGCGCACGTTCTGTCGCCTGGGTGGAGAGTGAAATTAACGACTGGATTGCCGAGCGTATCCGTCAGCGGGCGGAGGGGCGCAAATGA
- a CDS encoding integrase domain-containing protein — translation MTKLSREMKTWAKQAGGSHKTVHDRLRIVERLCRHLLTLNIQVRSVQHVKARHIESYVAARRSQGMALRTLHNEMSALRSVLRLAGRGKLVDDPRLSNQALGLGGASRAGTKYAIPDALYQSVLESARREDAGLACALQLARLLGLRSQEAVQCCASLKRWEQQLTRQADRLTVVFGTKGGRPRETRVLDSAAVLAAVREALVIADNRNGKLIDKPDLKTAMNFWRARTTRLGLTGPHSPHSLRYAWAQDAMRFYLADGFSRQEARALVSMDLGHGDGRGRYVERVYTRQEEA, via the coding sequence ATGACAAAACTCAGTCGTGAAATGAAAACATGGGCGAAACAGGCGGGTGGCAGCCATAAAACGGTTCATGATCGCCTCCGTATTGTTGAGCGTTTGTGCCGTCATCTGCTGACACTCAACATTCAGGTGCGCAGCGTACAGCACGTTAAAGCCCGGCATATCGAAAGCTATGTGGCGGCCCGCCGCTCTCAGGGCATGGCTTTGCGCACGTTGCATAACGAGATGTCCGCCTTGCGCAGCGTACTGCGTCTGGCAGGCCGGGGAAAACTGGTGGATGACCCCCGCCTGAGCAATCAGGCGCTGGGGCTGGGTGGTGCCAGCCGGGCAGGCACTAAATATGCCATCCCGGATGCGCTCTATCAGTCCGTGCTGGAGTCCGCCCGCCGGGAAGATGCCGGTCTGGCCTGTGCGCTCCAGCTTGCCCGGTTGCTGGGGTTGCGTTCGCAGGAAGCGGTGCAGTGTTGCGCCTCGCTCAAGCGCTGGGAGCAGCAACTGACCCGGCAGGCTGACCGGCTCACTGTCGTGTTTGGCACCAAAGGCGGGCGACCGCGTGAAACCCGCGTACTGGACAGCGCAGCGGTGCTTGCCGCTGTGCGTGAGGCACTTGTCATCGCCGACAACCGCAACGGCAAACTCATCGATAAACCGGATTTGAAAACCGCCATGAATTTCTGGCGTGCCCGGACTACCCGCCTTGGCCTGACCGGCCCGCACTCCCCCCACAGCCTGCGCTATGCATGGGCGCAGGATGCCATGCGTTTCTACCTTGCCGACGGGTTTAGCCGTCAGGAGGCACGGGCGCTGGTGTCGATGGATTTGGGTCATGGCGATGGCCGTGGCCGTTATGTTGAACGTGTCTACACCCGTCAGGAGGAGGCGTAA
- a CDS encoding helix-turn-helix domain-containing protein, which yields MTAKSKFKSPAFEAIHSAASGLFSVDAIPQETMRNFDNACLNSVESLQPLEIKALREKLNVSQPVFARYLNTSVSTVQKWESGAKRPCGLSLKLLTVVQKHGLKVLV from the coding sequence ATGACTGCAAAAAGTAAATTCAAAAGCCCGGCATTTGAGGCCATTCACAGTGCCGCGTCTGGCTTATTCAGCGTTGATGCTATCCCACAAGAAACGATGCGCAATTTTGACAACGCGTGCCTTAATAGTGTCGAGTCTCTTCAGCCTCTGGAAATTAAAGCGCTGCGTGAGAAGTTAAACGTCAGTCAGCCAGTTTTCGCCCGTTACCTGAACACCAGTGTTTCGACAGTGCAGAAATGGGAAAGCGGCGCAAAACGCCCCTGCGGGTTATCGCTGAAACTGCTTACAGTCGTGCAGAAGCATGGGTTGAAGGTGTTGGTTTGA
- a CDS encoding DUF1837 domain-containing protein, translating into MDLLCSALEELVRGDDTSLNAFFHVVDTGVSVAETAATCHFHCINLDGNGRPRVDALVKHLICHLVDYTIPRKRILEAMAFQSETGSTVKTVQLLIEAMGLFSRLAKSGEGGELILFILAERFLRLPQLICKMNLKTSTQMHYHGADGLHVGVDKDKERLCLYWGESKLFSSVSNGVYECMKSIAPLLLGTGGIGSPEERDLQLLGQFMNVEDPALENALKRYLDPDSPNFNSVEFRGLCLVGFDSDKYPKEANELNIEQVKSILSEELESWQGTVKKRVSEERIEKFSLHVFLIPFPSVDNFRSSFKAALGVN; encoded by the coding sequence ATGGATTTGTTATGCTCAGCTTTAGAGGAACTCGTTCGAGGTGACGACACTAGTTTGAACGCATTTTTTCATGTTGTTGATACAGGTGTCTCTGTTGCTGAAACTGCTGCCACATGTCATTTTCATTGCATAAATCTCGATGGAAATGGTCGGCCTAGAGTTGATGCATTAGTAAAGCACCTTATATGTCATCTTGTCGATTATACGATTCCAAGAAAAAGAATTTTAGAGGCAATGGCGTTTCAGAGTGAGACAGGCTCTACTGTAAAAACTGTACAATTACTTATTGAAGCTATGGGGCTATTTAGCCGACTTGCAAAAAGTGGTGAGGGTGGCGAGTTAATTTTATTTATCTTGGCTGAACGTTTTTTAAGATTACCACAACTAATTTGTAAGATGAATCTCAAAACAAGCACGCAAATGCATTATCACGGTGCAGATGGCTTACATGTTGGTGTAGATAAAGATAAAGAGAGGCTTTGTTTATATTGGGGCGAGTCTAAGTTGTTTTCAAGTGTTAGCAATGGTGTTTATGAGTGCATGAAAAGTATTGCCCCATTATTGTTGGGGACTGGAGGGATTGGAAGCCCAGAGGAACGAGATTTACAATTGTTAGGTCAGTTTATGAATGTAGAAGACCCCGCTCTTGAAAATGCACTAAAAAGATATCTTGATCCTGATAGCCCAAATTTTAATTCAGTTGAATTCAGAGGATTATGTTTAGTAGGATTTGATTCTGATAAATATCCTAAAGAAGCAAATGAATTAAATATTGAACAGGTTAAGAGTATTTTGTCTGAAGAGTTGGAAAGTTGGCAAGGGACAGTAAAAAAAAGAGTCTCTGAAGAAAGAATTGAAAAATTTTCATTGCATGTTTTTTTAATACCATTTCCATCGGTTGATAATTTCAGATCGTCGTTTAAGGCTGCTTTAGGGGTAAACTAA
- a CDS encoding DEAD/DEAH box helicase, with protein MSMKELPQWLIENKGFKKKLRELTMDSVRSQFDSVRKNGEEEGEIDISYMLTCASLLAYSNENKCQEAALRIAQYCLQSEVPKNKKDGAALILDALVNNATIRLAEKRNMLDSGYEQRIPLSAQLESTKRRILHTINLSDESKIIANKFQSEFWDSAIENSWISVSAPTSVGKSFILEIWIQEYLINYKNNLVIYLVPTRALISEVENDLISRLDPLGNGSVNVASMPLNSSYIEGKPNALVFTQERLHIFLNSFTSPPKIDVLIVDEAHKIGDGYRGVFLQQVIESVTENNRDVQVIFASPFTANPEVLLEDVPFNKSSKSLRSSDITVNQNLIWVTQKPRKPKEWNMGLCFQDELVSVGEFSLKNSPSSESKRLPFVAMALSNGGPGNIIYVNGAAEAEKTATQIYNMLDDSDKTDDEISRLIELCEKTIHKNFKLNKTLSRGVAFHYGNMPLLVKTEIERLFSKNKIRYLICTSTLVEGVNMSCKNIFIRGPKKGNRTLMSTEDFWNLAGRAGRWGKEFQGNVICVDSNIENLWLNGEPPKNKSGIKISRTIDKISNDISSIVGYIYSDNHLTISMNTPELEHVFSYLVMSQIKYGSLASSPYLKRIPRMDLEDLEEIIIDVIGTLTFPLEVIIRNPGISPLLMQELYNRFSSDPQKKPERLLLADPSSDDALSSYVAAFTRISDNLSTKLGFTSKQAYVRALLVVRWVRGFQLARLITDRIKFEKNKKTSINEASLIREVMKDVEEIARYQAPRLLSCYNDLLVAYFDSIGRVDLKNEVIDITVYLELGVNQKTQISLMGLGMSRTASVMLSELIPDENFEKSECVKWLLGNSWQKDDLPELVKNEIEIALENYCRKNGIIIDAYR; from the coding sequence ATGTCAATGAAAGAATTACCTCAGTGGTTAATTGAAAATAAGGGGTTTAAGAAAAAACTGAGAGAGTTAACAATGGACTCGGTAAGATCTCAGTTTGATTCTGTTAGGAAAAATGGAGAGGAAGAAGGAGAGATAGATATAAGTTACATGCTTACATGTGCGAGTTTATTGGCTTATTCGAATGAAAATAAATGTCAAGAGGCTGCTTTAAGAATTGCACAATACTGCTTACAGAGTGAAGTTCCTAAGAATAAAAAAGATGGGGCTGCATTAATATTAGATGCTTTAGTTAATAATGCAACTATTAGGCTGGCAGAAAAAAGAAATATGCTAGATAGTGGCTATGAGCAAAGAATTCCACTTAGCGCTCAATTAGAATCTACAAAAAGAAGAATATTGCATACGATAAATTTATCTGATGAAAGTAAAATCATTGCAAATAAGTTTCAAAGTGAATTTTGGGATAGTGCTATTGAAAATTCTTGGATCAGCGTTTCTGCTCCTACGTCAGTAGGTAAATCATTTATACTTGAAATTTGGATTCAAGAATATTTAATTAATTATAAAAACAATCTCGTTATTTATTTAGTTCCTACTAGAGCACTGATATCTGAGGTAGAGAATGACCTTATTAGTCGTTTAGACCCCTTAGGAAATGGTAGTGTAAATGTTGCGTCCATGCCTTTGAATTCCTCATATATTGAGGGTAAACCAAATGCTTTAGTTTTTACTCAGGAAAGGTTACATATCTTTCTTAACTCTTTTACATCACCACCCAAAATAGATGTGCTCATCGTGGATGAAGCACATAAGATCGGAGATGGTTATCGAGGCGTTTTTTTACAACAAGTTATAGAAAGTGTCACTGAGAATAATCGGGATGTGCAAGTAATATTCGCTAGTCCGTTTACTGCAAATCCAGAAGTGTTATTGGAAGACGTACCCTTTAATAAAAGCAGCAAGTCTCTAAGAAGTTCAGACATTACGGTAAATCAAAATTTAATTTGGGTAACACAAAAACCAAGAAAGCCAAAAGAATGGAATATGGGGTTGTGTTTTCAGGACGAGTTAGTCTCCGTGGGTGAATTTTCCTTAAAAAATTCACCCTCATCAGAAAGTAAAAGACTTCCATTTGTAGCAATGGCATTGTCAAATGGAGGGCCGGGGAATATTATCTACGTTAATGGTGCAGCAGAGGCAGAGAAAACTGCAACTCAGATTTATAATATGCTTGATGATTCAGATAAGACTGATGATGAAATATCTCGCCTAATTGAACTTTGCGAAAAAACCATACATAAAAATTTTAAGTTGAATAAAACTCTTTCTCGAGGTGTCGCGTTTCACTATGGAAATATGCCTTTGTTAGTAAAGACAGAGATAGAAAGATTATTTAGCAAAAATAAAATAAGATACTTAATCTGTACCTCTACTCTCGTAGAGGGTGTAAATATGTCTTGCAAAAATATTTTCATAAGAGGACCCAAAAAAGGTAATAGAACTCTTATGAGTACAGAAGATTTTTGGAATTTAGCTGGTAGAGCTGGTCGATGGGGAAAAGAGTTCCAAGGGAATGTTATATGCGTGGATTCTAATATAGAAAATCTTTGGCTCAATGGAGAGCCTCCAAAGAACAAATCTGGTATAAAAATAAGTAGAACGATAGATAAAATATCAAATGACATATCAAGTATAGTTGGTTATATATATTCTGATAACCATTTAACCATCTCAATGAATACTCCTGAGTTGGAACATGTATTTAGTTATTTAGTTATGTCACAAATAAAGTATGGTTCTTTAGCTTCCAGCCCCTATTTGAAAAGAATTCCTAGGATGGACTTGGAAGATTTAGAGGAAATAATAATAGATGTGATTGGTACACTAACATTTCCTCTTGAGGTGATAATTCGTAACCCAGGTATAAGTCCTTTACTTATGCAAGAGTTATATAATCGTTTCTCTTCTGATCCCCAAAAAAAACCTGAAAGATTGTTGCTTGCTGACCCAAGTAGCGATGACGCGTTATCTTCCTATGTGGCTGCTTTTACTAGAATATCAGATAATTTAAGTACAAAATTAGGTTTCACTTCCAAACAAGCATATGTTAGAGCTCTATTGGTTGTAAGGTGGGTCAGAGGATTCCAGCTAGCCAGATTAATTACTGATAGAATCAAGTTTGAAAAAAATAAAAAAACATCAATCAATGAAGCATCTCTCATTAGGGAAGTCATGAAGGATGTCGAAGAAATTGCTAGATATCAAGCACCAAGGTTGTTGTCCTGTTATAATGATCTCTTGGTTGCTTATTTTGATAGCATCGGTAGGGTTGATCTGAAGAATGAGGTTATAGATATTACTGTATACCTTGAACTTGGTGTTAATCAAAAAACACAAATCTCCCTAATGGGACTCGGTATGTCTAGAACAGCATCTGTTATGTTATCAGAGCTTATTCCTGATGAGAATTTTGAAAAATCTGAATGTGTTAAATGGCTGTTGGGGAACTCTTGGCAAAAAGATGATTTGCCCGAGCTCGTAAAAAATGAAATTGAAATTGCTCTGGAAAATTATTGCCGAAAAAATGGAATTATTATAGATGCTTATCGATAA